A section of the Paenibacillus aurantius genome encodes:
- a CDS encoding alpha-mannosidase, with amino-acid sequence MPYEVIKSNQLRALLQRLQERIYEPVSELTVSAWVTREPVPYEERTSGARVDLKAGDRWGSLWDCAWFHFAGAVPESAAGRKVVLLLDINGEMCLVDGEGSPVQGLTNVNSEFDYSLGLPGKRVVEVAEASTGRETIDVWADAGCNDLFGKYRSGTLKEAVVAVCREEVRQLYYDAEVLLETAERLPEGSARKERLFRKLYEASLLLTDLSEDQVKEARSLLGEQLAKQGGDPVLTISAVGHAHIDLAWLWPIRETIRKGARTFSTALKMMERYPDYVFGASQPQLYEWMKEHYPKLYARVKERIREGRWEPQGAMWVESDTNVPGGESLVRQILYGKRFFQQEFGLEMKSLWMPDVFGYTASLPQILRKAGVEYMMTQKLSWSVYNRHPHHTFLWEGIDGSQVLTHMPPEDTYNSPAAPRSIVKTEEQYLDKGVSDRALLLFGIGDGGGGPGEEHLERLAREKNLLGLCPVEQEPSWRFFERLEEGKDRYQTWRGELYLERHQGTLTSQGRNKRYNRKLEKVLRELEFAAILAEMAGGSPYPAEELERIWKEVLLYQFHDILPGSSIKRVYDESLERYRVLAERTERMTAEAYGQAVSGFTAAGGGAAVFNSLPWERKEWLKLPGGWQEVSVPPMGFALVEAHALEAAPASSPERADNRLAAAPSPSASAKELRLENDRVAVRFGADGAAVSIFDKENSREIVPHGRKANRLTVYSDDGDAWDFRQEYRLTGSGGDPFVLRQVEEFADGPTVGLIMRYTYGHSELVQRVVLTEGSRRIDFETTVDWRESGRMLRTSFPVNVRTPSVTCDIQFGFYQRPTHRNTMWDYARDEICAHHYIDLSEPDYGVALLNDCKYGHRAEGNELDLNLLRSPSFPDPEADRAEHTFTYSLFPHRRDSIEAEVYKRGYELNVPLRTVQAAPAAGGTGQGAVLSNAAAAGEELRGRQPAAGTATSSAGYPAEGEIPGSGRDSAGSANSGCALAPGRSFLLTGHPHVMVEAVKKAEESSDLIVRLYETAGTRLQTTVTAGFPISEAWLSDLMENKLQPVEVKDRSLPLTFGPFEIITLRLARASAYEN; translated from the coding sequence ATGCCCTATGAAGTCATCAAATCCAACCAATTAAGAGCCCTGCTGCAAAGGCTGCAGGAACGAATTTACGAGCCGGTTTCCGAGCTTACCGTTAGCGCCTGGGTAACGCGGGAACCGGTACCCTACGAGGAACGGACGTCCGGAGCAAGAGTTGACCTAAAGGCCGGTGACCGGTGGGGAAGCCTGTGGGACTGTGCCTGGTTTCATTTTGCTGGTGCGGTGCCCGAATCGGCCGCAGGCCGTAAAGTAGTGCTTCTTCTGGATATTAACGGGGAGATGTGTCTGGTGGACGGCGAAGGTAGTCCTGTCCAGGGGTTGACTAATGTCAATTCCGAGTTCGATTACTCTTTGGGACTCCCGGGCAAGCGGGTGGTGGAGGTAGCGGAGGCCTCGACCGGCCGAGAAACGATCGATGTATGGGCCGATGCCGGCTGTAATGACCTGTTCGGAAAGTATCGGAGCGGAACCTTGAAGGAAGCGGTCGTTGCCGTTTGCCGGGAGGAGGTTCGGCAGCTCTACTACGATGCGGAGGTGCTGCTCGAAACGGCAGAACGGCTGCCGGAGGGCTCGGCCCGCAAGGAACGCCTCTTCCGGAAGCTGTACGAGGCTTCCCTTCTGTTAACGGATCTGTCCGAGGATCAGGTGAAGGAGGCACGGAGTCTTCTGGGCGAACAGCTCGCTAAGCAAGGGGGCGATCCCGTTCTAACGATCAGCGCAGTCGGTCATGCCCATATCGATCTGGCCTGGCTGTGGCCGATCCGGGAGACGATCCGCAAAGGGGCCCGCACCTTCTCCACCGCCCTTAAGATGATGGAGCGTTATCCCGACTACGTGTTCGGGGCAAGCCAGCCCCAGCTGTACGAATGGATGAAGGAGCATTATCCGAAGCTGTACGCGCGGGTGAAGGAGAGGATCCGGGAAGGGCGCTGGGAGCCGCAGGGGGCCATGTGGGTGGAGTCGGACACGAACGTGCCGGGAGGCGAATCGCTCGTCCGTCAAATCTTATACGGCAAGCGCTTCTTTCAGCAGGAGTTCGGCCTGGAAATGAAGTCGCTGTGGATGCCGGATGTATTCGGCTATACGGCGAGCCTGCCGCAAATTCTCCGCAAGGCCGGCGTCGAATATATGATGACCCAGAAGCTGTCGTGGAGCGTCTACAACCGGCACCCTCATCACACCTTTCTGTGGGAAGGGATTGACGGCTCGCAGGTTCTGACCCACATGCCTCCGGAGGATACCTACAACAGCCCGGCGGCCCCCCGGTCTATCGTGAAGACGGAGGAGCAGTATCTGGATAAGGGTGTGTCGGACCGGGCCCTCCTGCTGTTCGGCATCGGAGACGGAGGCGGCGGGCCGGGGGAAGAGCACCTGGAACGGTTAGCTAGAGAGAAGAACCTGCTCGGGCTGTGCCCGGTCGAGCAGGAGCCTTCCTGGCGGTTCTTCGAACGGCTTGAAGAAGGCAAGGACCGCTACCAGACTTGGCGCGGGGAGCTGTATCTCGAGCGCCATCAGGGTACGCTGACGAGCCAAGGCCGGAACAAACGATACAACCGGAAGCTGGAGAAAGTGCTGCGCGAGCTGGAATTCGCCGCTATTCTGGCGGAAATGGCCGGCGGCAGCCCTTACCCGGCGGAGGAGCTGGAGAGGATCTGGAAGGAAGTGCTCCTGTATCAGTTCCATGATATTCTTCCGGGCTCCTCCATCAAGCGGGTTTATGACGAATCGCTGGAGCGGTACCGGGTGCTCGCCGAGAGGACGGAACGAATGACGGCGGAGGCCTATGGGCAGGCGGTTTCCGGCTTTACTGCCGCGGGCGGCGGGGCGGCCGTGTTCAATTCCCTGCCGTGGGAACGCAAGGAATGGCTGAAGCTGCCTGGAGGCTGGCAGGAGGTAAGCGTTCCGCCTATGGGTTTCGCGTTGGTGGAAGCACACGCGCTGGAAGCCGCCCCGGCGAGTTCGCCGGAACGGGCGGATAACCGGTTGGCGGCCGCCCCGTCACCGAGCGCCTCGGCGAAGGAGCTTCGTCTGGAGAATGATAGGGTGGCCGTGCGCTTCGGTGCGGACGGGGCGGCCGTCTCGATCTTCGACAAGGAGAACAGCCGGGAGATCGTGCCGCACGGACGGAAGGCGAATCGGCTGACGGTGTACTCCGATGACGGCGATGCCTGGGATTTCCGTCAGGAATACCGGCTGACTGGGAGCGGCGGAGATCCTTTTGTTCTCCGGCAGGTCGAAGAATTCGCCGACGGCCCGACGGTCGGGCTGATCATGCGGTACACCTACGGCCATTCCGAGCTCGTCCAGCGGGTGGTGCTGACGGAAGGAAGCCGGAGGATCGATTTTGAGACGACCGTCGACTGGAGGGAATCGGGCCGGATGCTTCGCACGTCGTTCCCGGTCAACGTCCGGACGCCCTCCGTCACCTGCGACATCCAGTTCGGCTTCTACCAGCGGCCGACACACCGGAACACGATGTGGGATTACGCCCGCGATGAGATTTGCGCGCATCATTACATCGACTTGTCCGAGCCGGATTACGGCGTCGCCCTGCTGAACGACTGCAAATACGGCCATCGGGCGGAAGGGAACGAGCTTGATCTGAACCTGCTGCGCAGCCCGTCCTTTCCGGATCCCGAAGCCGACCGGGCGGAGCATACCTTCACGTATTCGCTGTTTCCCCACCGGAGAGATTCCATTGAAGCGGAAGTGTATAAGCGCGGATACGAGCTTAACGTTCCGCTGCGTACGGTGCAGGCAGCGCCGGCAGCGGGAGGGACAGGGCAGGGAGCGGTGCTTTCCAACGCAGCGGCAGCAGGGGAGGAGCTTCGCGGCCGGCAGCCCGCGGCCGGTACTGCGACGTCATCCGCCGGTTATCCGGCTGAAGGCGAAATCCCCGGCTCCGGCCGCGACTCGGCTGGCTCCGCCAACTCCGGCTGCGCCTTGGCCCCGGGCCGCTCCTTCCTTCTAACCGGCCATCCGCATGTCATGGTGGAGGCCGTCAAGAAGGCGGAGGAGAGCTCCGATCTCATCGTCCGCCTGTATGAAACGGCCGGAACCCGGCTGCAGACGACCGTG
- a CDS encoding GntR family transcriptional regulator: MNTTERTPLYQKIQDYIRDLINSRGLKEGDRIPTEKELMELFNVSKITVVNALSGLANEKIITRVPGRGSFVSGRESEETGAETPSKQPGGAKTSAERADRGPVTGIIGLIMPSICDYFAIRLIDGISKGLESKGYRSVILLSEGDIQKEKEAIKTLKEMGAEGLLIFPVDEEQYNEEILAMKFTGFPFVLIDRYLPGVETNYIAADGRAGTALAVDHLWELGHRDIAICSDSPLQTVTVQERIEGYMNALKNKGALINPAHIITDFRVESLKDAETHPLYRYIRNRMATAYISLNGTLGVQIYQMARQAGLKVPEDLSIVSFDDPTSIVEEFSIFTHIKQFEYNMGVQAAEKLLKVIQKGSGKIGKDAKTLLTPELVVRQTTAGPPEL, encoded by the coding sequence ATCAACACAACCGAAAGAACCCCGTTATACCAGAAAATTCAAGATTATATCCGGGATCTCATCAACTCCAGGGGCTTAAAGGAAGGCGACCGCATTCCGACCGAGAAGGAGCTGATGGAGCTGTTTAACGTCAGTAAAATCACGGTGGTCAACGCCTTGTCAGGCCTTGCCAATGAGAAGATCATTACGCGCGTGCCGGGACGCGGAAGCTTCGTAAGCGGAAGAGAGTCCGAGGAAACCGGCGCCGAAACGCCTTCCAAGCAGCCGGGCGGAGCCAAGACGTCTGCCGAGCGGGCGGACCGCGGACCGGTTACCGGCATCATAGGACTGATCATGCCCTCCATTTGCGATTATTTCGCCATCCGGCTTATTGACGGAATTTCGAAGGGGCTTGAATCGAAAGGCTACCGCAGTGTCATTCTCCTATCGGAGGGCGACATCCAGAAAGAGAAGGAAGCCATCAAAACCTTGAAGGAAATGGGGGCCGAGGGCCTTCTTATTTTTCCGGTCGACGAGGAGCAGTACAACGAGGAAATTCTCGCCATGAAGTTTACGGGGTTCCCGTTTGTGCTGATCGACCGTTATTTGCCAGGGGTAGAAACGAATTATATCGCGGCGGACGGCCGGGCGGGCACCGCCCTCGCAGTCGATCATCTGTGGGAACTGGGTCATCGGGACATCGCGATCTGCTCGGATTCCCCTCTGCAGACGGTGACCGTCCAGGAGCGGATAGAAGGCTATATGAATGCCCTGAAGAACAAAGGGGCGCTTATTAATCCCGCTCATATCATTACGGATTTCCGGGTGGAAAGCTTGAAGGATGCGGAGACTCATCCGCTCTACCGGTACATCCGCAACCGGATGGCGACGGCTTACATTTCCCTGAACGGAACGCTCGGGGTGCAGATTTATCAGATGGCGAGACAGGCAGGCCTGAAGGTTCCCGAGGATTTATCGATCGTGAGCTTCGATGACCCTACCTCGATCGTCGAGGAATTCAGTATTTTTACGCACATCAAGCAGTTTGAATACAATATGGGCGTGCAGGCGGCGGAGAAGCTGCTGAAGGTGATCCAGAAGGGGAGCGGCAAGATAGGAAAGGATGCCAAAACGCTGCTGACGCCCGAGCTTGTCGTGCGCCAGACGACTGCCGGTCCCCCTGAGCTGTAG
- a CDS encoding GxGYxYP domain-containing protein: MIRKLTAVTLACVCTLSLSWSAFADSGASGEPSSSRPGAGSITWPAQQQLPTFSKAKELEVADIYDAPGDIKLLLSTLQGLVNRQEPRLYLLENKEEGKFTWLNDLDIPYKVRDNYWDIVERFREEAKGVIVYDPAVPDSINVATTLAGIKDAVVASPELAKKLAAAPYRLPVLEDLQGRFKNRLDAYTWQFDHLWSQTTHRMLVGLSPDTSIRLPSSLPPSFRIVAEETKQERDAGNRQVYSLDLSSFLGQDSVYLRFEDAFPQDGWGTAVHEVTVEADGQPIAHFIPGTPEEEPYLFDAQSSQLSSGSGGHRFADNGRYFVYKFTPPAGTKQLTAKVDMWNQFKVWAGNEQPPSSGQKEPYGYLRDYAVSNKAMVFWLDSNVPEQRELFERILSSVDPGTPYLGWFSNDVEGEFNSVEITSRHSVYVLAADWFSNLTVFSGTKADAAPAKPVQAPKLENKIYVTYTMSEGDNLQYNQHRMRILWDDPNRGKVPINWTSSPLLDDAAPAILGHYRKTATANDLLIAGPSGAGYFYPNAWPDDTFAAYLKKTYPYLKRTGMTIPYVLNRIDGQNVPLSKAKADAYEDEYKVPGLFLSWEDRHGVELANGTLPVSTIQGISTVQDGQRILADAKAKWDGKSPLFVSLGALAWSMTPTDLMKLTDSLGPEFEAVRADHYFTLLREANGLPPRSASEEAR, from the coding sequence ATGATCCGTAAGCTTACCGCCGTCACTCTCGCTTGTGTATGCACACTCTCCCTCTCCTGGTCCGCATTCGCCGATTCCGGCGCTTCCGGCGAGCCGTCCTCCTCACGGCCGGGAGCAGGCTCTATTACATGGCCCGCCCAGCAGCAGCTCCCCACGTTCTCCAAAGCCAAAGAGCTGGAGGTGGCGGATATCTATGACGCGCCAGGGGATATCAAGCTTCTACTCTCCACCCTCCAAGGTCTCGTTAACCGTCAAGAGCCCCGCCTCTACTTGCTGGAAAATAAAGAAGAAGGGAAGTTTACTTGGCTGAACGATCTGGACATTCCCTACAAAGTGCGGGACAACTACTGGGATATCGTTGAGCGCTTCCGGGAGGAAGCGAAGGGCGTCATCGTCTATGACCCGGCCGTTCCCGATTCCATCAACGTCGCGACGACTCTGGCCGGCATTAAAGATGCCGTTGTCGCCAGTCCCGAGCTGGCGAAGAAGCTGGCAGCCGCCCCTTATCGCCTTCCTGTGCTTGAAGATCTGCAGGGCCGCTTCAAGAACCGGCTGGACGCGTACACATGGCAGTTCGACCATCTCTGGAGCCAGACCACCCACCGGATGCTCGTTGGCCTGAGCCCGGACACGTCCATTCGCCTGCCCTCCAGTCTTCCCCCTTCCTTCCGGATCGTTGCGGAAGAGACCAAGCAGGAGCGGGATGCCGGTAACCGCCAAGTCTATTCCCTAGACCTGTCTTCCTTCCTCGGCCAAGACTCCGTCTACCTGCGCTTCGAGGATGCTTTTCCGCAGGACGGCTGGGGAACGGCCGTTCATGAAGTGACCGTGGAAGCCGACGGACAACCCATCGCCCATTTCATTCCCGGGACGCCTGAGGAGGAGCCCTATCTCTTTGACGCCCAGAGCTCCCAGCTCTCTTCGGGAAGCGGCGGGCACCGTTTTGCCGATAACGGCCGTTACTTTGTTTACAAGTTCACCCCGCCTGCCGGAACCAAACAGCTGACCGCCAAAGTGGACATGTGGAACCAGTTCAAGGTCTGGGCAGGCAATGAGCAGCCGCCTTCCTCCGGGCAGAAGGAGCCTTATGGCTATTTAAGGGATTATGCCGTTTCCAACAAGGCGATGGTGTTCTGGCTGGACTCTAACGTTCCGGAGCAGCGGGAGCTGTTCGAGCGGATCCTCTCGTCCGTCGATCCGGGAACCCCTTACCTGGGCTGGTTCAGCAACGACGTGGAGGGAGAGTTCAACTCCGTGGAAATTACTTCCCGCCACAGCGTCTATGTGCTGGCAGCCGACTGGTTCAGCAACCTGACGGTATTTTCGGGAACGAAGGCGGATGCCGCTCCTGCGAAGCCGGTTCAAGCCCCGAAGCTGGAAAACAAAATCTATGTCACCTATACGATGAGTGAGGGAGATAACCTCCAATACAACCAGCACCGCATGCGTATTCTGTGGGACGATCCGAACCGGGGCAAGGTTCCGATCAACTGGACGTCCAGTCCCTTGCTGGACGACGCGGCTCCGGCCATTCTGGGGCATTACCGGAAGACGGCTACCGCCAACGACCTGTTGATCGCCGGTCCTTCAGGAGCGGGATACTTCTATCCCAATGCCTGGCCGGATGACACCTTCGCCGCCTACCTGAAGAAAACCTATCCGTATCTGAAGAGGACCGGCATGACCATTCCATACGTGCTCAACCGCATCGACGGCCAGAACGTTCCGCTTAGCAAAGCCAAAGCCGATGCCTACGAAGACGAGTACAAGGTACCGGGCCTTTTCCTCAGCTGGGAGGATCGGCACGGAGTCGAGCTGGCGAACGGTACGCTTCCGGTGTCGACCATTCAAGGCATCAGCACGGTGCAGGACGGGCAGCGAATTCTAGCCGACGCGAAGGCCAAGTGGGACGGAAAGTCGCCGTTGTTCGTGTCCCTCGGGGCATTGGCGTGGAGCATGACGCCTACGGATCTGATGAAGCTGACCGATTCCCTTGGTCCCGAATTTGAAGCGGTACGGGCCGATCACTACTTTACGCTCCTGCGTGAAGCTAACGGTCTCCCTCCCCGCTCCGCTTCGGAAGAAGCACGCTGA
- a CDS encoding glycosyl hydrolase family 28-related protein: MRYLDWKPRRNRQRRAFPFVLSFVMLLGCLAGGWVQPNGASAAGDPPVVIRASWKAGPGEVIEVNGGHLTGSSGGEPTQVLLQPLSGLTGPLVPEEAPLQLVPLKAEDQMVQALIPESAPKDTYALWIRTEAGYSDPVFVGQAEPFWLAERLAYPRQQVRVFGRNFLNPATGEGHTTQVQLVDTVDGSTISAVPAEVTDYALDFIVPPQAVPGRSYSLKVTNGAGGEFGWVSLPVNENFQVISANSNVNYFRNKLGVDAAWVADIPHGQHVQVRDFGAAGDGLSDDTGAIQAALNAAGSMGGGIVDFATGTYLISELTVPARTVLLGNKETNTILRYIGGRVPADQTKQGWNYGEAIPLIHTKGDAVGFARLTIESEERRPADDTRRRLNGWLTPLALGFDASLKVGDTPQYVNRGYFVSEVKIRNADGNGIQTVALSDLIVQNSDINVTHSAVQNDMREKSIRVRNNTMFNSQRPLVFAGPSAWIEGNELSALSCSNRTDIGCEPPQNATTQEHRIMEMSPTHSYVANNHVTGQFGTATNDGEGILWQGTQRMVYSLVSASDTLGLTDNVKTFTPGAFTGMKVIIVGGTGVGQMRTVTSNTNHALTVDTPWQIVPDATSVYTVDRYVATHNLLIGNTIEGKTKKGGIMFYTKDYDNVIFGNCLANTGGIWMTTTQSAGQNRADFSYFSYVANNQVSGASDPNGHMPNHVTIGSASDGGVATSLDITLPSTGIYGSEFRGNRLTGIGTDAAALYVSTASMSKKFVDGSGIMVSTPSTLSYPGVLGMIVEGNRVTNTIAGVHLANTAYHTVLHNNDFSGNGTEYDDKGSIGTLQIEGDQVLPSAPQQVKASMDVKGDVTVSWAAGAPNVTYRLSRAEQASGPYSELNGCVTSNVYKDQTADGKFYSYRVTAVNAFGESYPITVTSSLKLAKEGSVDTPGRAVSVTTNTYYAYVTDAENGFLVVDVSNPAAPTVVSTLDTPVSAGKVYVEDNLAYVTDQTGGLLVIDISNPVSPYLAGKVQTTYARGVYVSGQYAYVADSTTGLRVIDISDPTKPSVKSIVATGNATSVTVRDHYAYVVNGSAGLKVVDVADPIHPVIVGQADTPGNAQFVVLSGSYAYIADGTTDKLNGVQIVNIEDPANPVIAGSFNTAGAPGTLAVQDNILYVGDYFNKLHLYRIDNPVQPVKVGDFTTTNNVFGIAVGEKELYLANSYDGLTVIGTQL; encoded by the coding sequence ATGCGTTACCTTGACTGGAAGCCGCGGCGTAACAGGCAGCGCCGAGCATTCCCGTTCGTCTTGTCGTTTGTCATGCTGCTGGGCTGCTTGGCCGGAGGATGGGTTCAGCCTAATGGGGCTTCCGCTGCAGGAGATCCCCCGGTGGTCATTCGGGCTTCCTGGAAAGCAGGTCCGGGAGAAGTCATCGAGGTAAACGGCGGGCATTTAACGGGTTCATCCGGGGGAGAGCCCACGCAGGTGCTTCTTCAGCCGTTATCCGGACTCACCGGCCCTCTGGTGCCCGAAGAGGCGCCGCTGCAGCTTGTCCCTCTAAAGGCAGAGGACCAAATGGTTCAGGCGCTGATTCCTGAGAGCGCTCCCAAGGACACCTATGCCCTCTGGATTCGAACGGAAGCGGGATACAGCGATCCTGTCTTCGTCGGGCAGGCGGAGCCGTTCTGGCTTGCGGAGCGCCTGGCCTATCCCAGACAGCAGGTCCGGGTCTTCGGTCGCAACTTCCTGAACCCGGCAACGGGAGAAGGACATACGACTCAAGTCCAGCTTGTGGACACGGTGGACGGGAGCACCATCAGCGCCGTTCCGGCGGAGGTCACCGACTATGCCCTGGATTTCATCGTTCCGCCTCAAGCCGTTCCCGGCCGATCTTATTCGCTTAAAGTGACGAACGGAGCCGGAGGAGAATTCGGCTGGGTATCTCTTCCCGTGAATGAAAACTTTCAAGTCATTTCAGCCAACTCAAACGTAAATTACTTCCGGAACAAGCTCGGCGTAGATGCCGCGTGGGTAGCCGACATTCCGCACGGCCAGCATGTTCAGGTTCGGGATTTCGGGGCGGCAGGTGACGGCTTATCTGACGACACGGGGGCCATTCAGGCTGCTTTGAACGCTGCAGGAAGCATGGGCGGGGGAATCGTCGATTTCGCCACGGGGACTTATCTGATTTCCGAATTGACCGTCCCGGCTAGAACGGTGCTTCTGGGAAACAAGGAGACGAACACCATTCTTCGCTATATCGGCGGACGCGTTCCGGCCGACCAGACCAAGCAGGGCTGGAACTATGGAGAGGCGATCCCTCTCATCCATACCAAGGGTGACGCGGTTGGCTTCGCCCGCCTGACGATCGAAAGCGAGGAGCGCCGGCCGGCCGACGATACGAGGAGACGTTTGAACGGATGGCTGACTCCTCTGGCGCTTGGCTTCGATGCCAGCCTCAAGGTAGGAGATACTCCACAGTACGTTAACCGGGGGTATTTTGTAAGCGAGGTGAAGATCCGTAATGCGGACGGCAATGGAATTCAGACCGTGGCTCTATCGGATCTGATCGTCCAGAACTCCGATATTAACGTGACGCACAGCGCGGTCCAGAACGATATGCGGGAGAAATCCATTCGTGTCCGGAACAACACGATGTTCAATTCCCAAAGACCGCTGGTCTTCGCCGGGCCCTCTGCCTGGATCGAAGGGAACGAGCTGTCTGCCCTAAGCTGCAGCAACCGCACGGATATCGGCTGCGAACCTCCGCAGAATGCGACGACCCAGGAGCACCGGATTATGGAGATGTCCCCGACCCACAGCTATGTGGCCAACAATCATGTAACGGGCCAGTTCGGAACGGCGACCAATGACGGAGAAGGGATCCTATGGCAGGGAACCCAGCGGATGGTTTACAGCCTGGTAAGCGCCTCCGATACCTTAGGGTTGACTGATAACGTCAAAACGTTTACCCCGGGTGCTTTTACGGGCATGAAAGTGATCATCGTAGGAGGAACCGGTGTGGGGCAGATGCGCACGGTCACCTCCAATACGAATCACGCTCTCACCGTCGACACTCCTTGGCAGATCGTTCCGGATGCGACGAGTGTCTATACGGTGGACCGGTATGTGGCCACCCACAATCTCCTCATCGGCAATACGATAGAAGGCAAGACGAAGAAGGGCGGCATCATGTTCTACACGAAGGACTATGATAATGTGATTTTCGGCAACTGTTTGGCTAACACCGGAGGAATCTGGATGACCACGACACAGAGTGCGGGACAGAACCGGGCGGATTTCTCCTACTTCTCCTATGTAGCCAACAACCAGGTGAGCGGAGCGTCCGACCCGAACGGCCATATGCCCAATCATGTGACGATCGGATCGGCCAGCGACGGCGGGGTGGCGACCAGCCTCGATATCACCCTGCCTTCAACAGGAATCTACGGAAGTGAATTCCGCGGCAACCGGCTGACCGGAATCGGCACGGATGCGGCCGCCCTCTATGTCAGCACGGCCAGCATGTCCAAGAAGTTCGTCGACGGAAGCGGAATTATGGTTTCGACTCCTTCTACCTTGTCCTATCCCGGTGTCCTGGGAATGATAGTCGAGGGCAACCGGGTCACCAATACCATTGCCGGCGTTCATTTGGCTAACACCGCCTACCACACGGTTCTTCATAACAATGATTTCAGCGGCAACGGAACCGAGTACGATGACAAAGGGAGCATCGGGACGCTGCAGATCGAAGGAGACCAGGTCCTGCCTTCCGCTCCCCAGCAGGTGAAGGCCTCCATGGATGTCAAGGGCGATGTAACGGTATCTTGGGCGGCGGGGGCTCCAAATGTAACCTACCGGCTAAGCCGGGCCGAACAGGCATCCGGGCCCTATTCGGAGCTGAATGGCTGCGTGACTTCTAATGTTTACAAGGACCAGACGGCGGACGGGAAGTTCTATTCCTACCGGGTTACCGCGGTCAATGCCTTCGGGGAAAGCTACCCCATCACGGTCACTTCCTCCTTGAAGCTGGCAAAGGAAGGATCCGTCGACACACCGGGACGGGCCGTCTCGGTCACCACCAACACGTACTATGCCTATGTAACGGATGCGGAAAACGGATTTCTCGTGGTGGACGTCTCCAATCCGGCGGCCCCAACGGTGGTCAGCACCTTGGATACCCCGGTCAGTGCCGGTAAGGTGTACGTGGAGGATAACCTGGCCTATGTGACTGACCAGACGGGCGGGCTGCTTGTTATCGATATCTCCAATCCGGTAAGCCCTTATCTGGCGGGTAAGGTTCAAACCACCTATGCAAGAGGGGTTTACGTAAGCGGCCAATATGCCTACGTTGCGGACAGCACGACAGGCCTGAGGGTTATCGATATTTCCGATCCAACCAAGCCTTCCGTCAAAAGCATCGTAGCGACAGGCAACGCCACCTCGGTCACGGTCCGGGATCACTATGCTTATGTGGTTAACGGAAGCGCCGGGCTTAAGGTGGTCGATGTGGCGGATCCGATTCATCCCGTCATCGTCGGGCAGGCGGACACCCCGGGGAACGCGCAATTCGTCGTGCTTAGCGGGTCGTATGCTTATATCGCAGACGGAACGACGGATAAGCTGAACGGGGTTCAGATCGTGAACATCGAGGACCCTGCCAACCCAGTTATCGCCGGCTCCTTCAATACGGCGGGGGCTCCCGGCACGCTGGCCGTGCAGGACAACATACTATATGTAGGCGATTACTTCAACAAGCTTCATCTTTACCGGATCGATAACCCGGTCCAGCCGGTCAAGGTAGGGGACTTTACGACGACCAACAATGTGTTTGGAATAGCGGTCGGGGAGAAGGAACTCTATCTGGCGAACAGCTATGACGGGTTAACCGTCATCGGAACCCAGCTTTAA